The following are encoded together in the Streptomyces sp. NBC_01465 genome:
- the ctaC gene encoding aa3-type cytochrome oxidase subunit II has translation MSPTGSDRSSRRPMRRKLLQVLTAGVVLATASGCTYKDFPRLGMPTPVTEEAPRILSLWQGSWAAALATGVLVWGLIIWSVIFHRRSRTKVEVPPQTRYNMPIEALYTVVPLIIVSVLFYFTARDETKLLKLSPTTPAVTVNVVGFQWSWGFNYIEDVDGKADTGDAAKSKELKDIPDRFLKQFPAGAEGVYDVGTPGTRNPQNGNPGPTLWLPKGEKVRFVLTSRDVIHDFWVVPFLMKMDVVPGHTNSFEVTPSREGTFKGKCAELCGVDHSRMLFNVKVVSKERYEQHLKDLAKKGQNGYIPAGIAQTGHAKNAETNNL, from the coding sequence GTGAGTCCCACCGGCTCCGACCGCTCGTCGCGGCGCCCGATGCGGCGGAAGCTGCTCCAGGTGCTGACCGCGGGCGTGGTCCTGGCGACCGCCTCTGGTTGCACATACAAGGACTTCCCCCGCCTTGGTATGCCCACCCCGGTAACGGAAGAGGCGCCTCGGATCCTCTCCCTCTGGCAGGGCTCGTGGGCGGCAGCGCTCGCCACGGGCGTGCTGGTATGGGGGCTGATCATCTGGAGCGTCATCTTCCACCGGCGCAGCCGCACCAAGGTGGAGGTCCCTCCGCAGACCCGGTACAACATGCCCATCGAGGCGCTGTACACCGTGGTCCCCCTCATCATCGTCTCGGTGCTCTTCTACTTCACCGCGCGTGACGAGACGAAGCTCCTCAAGCTCTCCCCGACCACACCGGCCGTCACGGTCAACGTGGTCGGATTCCAGTGGAGCTGGGGCTTCAACTACATCGAGGACGTGGACGGCAAGGCCGACACCGGCGATGCCGCCAAGTCCAAGGAACTGAAGGACATTCCGGACAGGTTCCTGAAGCAGTTCCCGGCGGGCGCCGAAGGCGTCTACGACGTCGGCACCCCGGGCACTCGTAACCCGCAGAACGGCAATCCGGGTCCGACCCTGTGGCTGCCGAAGGGCGAGAAGGTCCGCTTCGTTCTCACCTCGCGCGACGTCATCCATGACTTCTGGGTGGTGCCGTTCCTGATGAAGATGGACGTCGTCCCGGGCCACACCAACTCCTTCGAGGTGACCCCTTCTCGTGAGGGCACCTTCAAGGGCAAGTGCGCCGAGCTCTGCGGCGTCGACCACTCCCGGATGCTCTTCAATGTGAAGGTCGTCTCCAAGGAGAGGTACGAGCAGCACCTCAAGGACCTGGCGAAGAAGGGCCAGAACGGCTACATCCCCGCCGGGATCGCGCAGACTGGCCACGCCAAGAACGCGGAGACGAACAACCTGTGA